Proteins encoded together in one Pontiella desulfatans window:
- a CDS encoding HzsA-related protein, whose protein sequence is MTMLKWLLSGFLTISLCTLAAFADSKQTPTTVSADTNASELFLSGQELEGIRILCVKRAWPTWSKKKDKDVLDHLGFPVNHVCHSSLSRDSYQNEIGIYDPATRSYKTLYKPDGNYFVGQVDLHWQADKFLFTESNSTNWKIFEMNIDGSGLRQVSQTPEDVSSFDACYLPGGGIVFASDAPKQGVPCWHGWRGRKDPKRYVANLYRMNADGSGMRRLCYDQDHDLHPFVRNDGQVMFSRWDYTGINRIYMRTIMTMNPDGTGQKSIYGSNRWFPSGFYYPQELPGQTGTFLGIVAGYHKSWQSGKLALLNLSDTDNAHAGTTQIHGPWEPLEPAVRDGWTHSSWPEFMTPSYITSRHYLTSAWESPANKKIGIYLADVDNNISLLHEEEGFAFLEPIPIQQRKVPPVIPEGVNLDKDDATVYIQDVYVGPGLKEVPRGTVKDLRVIAYDFGYSRLAGTDKIGLSGPWEAMRILGTAPVESDGSAMFKIPANTPVAFQPLDENGRAVQLMRSWVTAMPGETMSCVGCHESPETAPLSRRSIALLKEPEPLAEWYGPARGFDFEREVQPVLNRYCVSCHNDEQPLDLRAEKYFPEYTGRVPGTWDYLRLHPDLKAKYDNKVLYTPAYEALLPYIRRVNVGDDVSLLEPGEYHANTSELVQLLKEGHKGIELDPESWSRITTWIDMNGPCHGTWYDVYNEPVPEDDTNRRWELAALYGGPAVIPDLISEMDPYDETPVTFRYEETKPLERKPLKDLPKPTCKSLDLGNGVSIDLVNFGAGYWMGSREISNAQFRQFDPNHSSRYFGKRHDEESDGSGKGLPLDEDQQPAVRVSWNRAMAFCAWLSEQTGMNVSLPTAAQWEQACLAGGRGEFHYPGDDFSAYENMADRTFATYGHKGEDTFDHFQVAGDVDMIMSEGVDLADRTFDDGACVTAPIGSYAPNRFGLYDMHGNAAEWTRSAYDGQEKTVKGGSYLDRPERCSVSVSHGYPAWHNVYNVGFRIIVTERQ, encoded by the coding sequence ATGACGATGTTGAAATGGCTGCTTTCTGGATTTCTAACCATATCCTTGTGTACTTTGGCCGCCTTTGCCGACAGCAAGCAGACGCCCACTACGGTTTCGGCGGATACCAACGCATCCGAACTGTTTCTGTCCGGCCAAGAGCTGGAGGGCATACGCATCCTGTGCGTCAAACGAGCGTGGCCGACGTGGAGCAAAAAGAAGGACAAAGACGTTCTGGATCACCTGGGTTTTCCGGTAAACCACGTCTGCCACTCGTCACTGTCGCGCGATTCCTATCAGAATGAAATTGGCATCTACGATCCGGCAACGAGGAGCTATAAAACGCTTTACAAGCCGGACGGAAACTACTTCGTCGGCCAGGTCGACCTGCACTGGCAGGCGGACAAATTCCTGTTCACCGAGTCCAACAGCACCAACTGGAAGATTTTTGAAATGAACATCGACGGTTCGGGGCTGCGGCAGGTCTCCCAGACCCCGGAGGATGTGAGCAGCTTTGATGCGTGTTACCTGCCGGGTGGGGGGATCGTCTTTGCCAGCGATGCACCCAAGCAGGGTGTGCCGTGCTGGCATGGCTGGCGAGGCCGCAAGGACCCCAAGAGGTATGTGGCGAACCTGTACAGGATGAATGCCGATGGCAGCGGTATGCGCCGTTTGTGCTACGATCAGGATCACGACCTGCATCCGTTTGTACGCAATGACGGGCAAGTCATGTTCAGCCGGTGGGATTATACGGGCATCAACCGGATATACATGAGGACCATCATGACGATGAACCCCGATGGAACCGGTCAGAAATCCATCTACGGCAGCAACCGGTGGTTTCCAAGTGGCTTTTACTATCCCCAGGAATTGCCCGGGCAAACGGGAACGTTTTTGGGCATTGTGGCCGGATACCACAAAAGCTGGCAATCCGGCAAACTCGCATTGCTGAACCTAAGTGACACGGACAATGCCCACGCCGGCACCACGCAGATCCACGGGCCGTGGGAGCCCCTGGAACCGGCCGTCCGGGATGGCTGGACCCACTCGAGCTGGCCGGAATTTATGACGCCGTCCTACATTACGAGTCGACACTATCTCACCTCGGCATGGGAATCGCCTGCAAACAAGAAGATTGGCATCTACCTGGCCGATGTAGACAACAATATCTCGCTCTTGCACGAAGAAGAGGGCTTTGCATTCCTGGAGCCCATTCCCATTCAACAACGAAAAGTACCACCGGTCATCCCCGAAGGGGTCAACCTGGATAAGGATGATGCCACCGTATACATCCAGGATGTGTACGTGGGGCCGGGATTAAAGGAGGTGCCCCGTGGAACCGTGAAAGATCTGCGCGTCATCGCCTATGACTTCGGCTATTCGCGTTTGGCCGGGACCGATAAGATCGGGCTGTCGGGGCCCTGGGAAGCCATGCGCATCCTCGGGACCGCGCCAGTGGAGTCAGACGGATCCGCCATGTTTAAGATTCCGGCCAATACGCCGGTGGCCTTTCAGCCGTTGGATGAAAACGGACGCGCGGTTCAGCTCATGCGTTCCTGGGTGACCGCCATGCCGGGCGAAACCATGTCGTGTGTTGGGTGCCACGAGTCGCCGGAAACAGCGCCGCTGTCCAGGCGGTCAATTGCCCTGCTCAAAGAACCCGAACCGCTGGCCGAATGGTATGGCCCCGCCCGCGGGTTTGATTTCGAACGCGAGGTGCAGCCCGTCCTCAATCGCTACTGCGTCAGCTGCCACAACGATGAGCAGCCACTGGATCTGCGCGCGGAAAAGTATTTTCCCGAGTATACCGGGCGCGTGCCGGGCACGTGGGATTACTTGCGCTTGCATCCGGACCTGAAAGCCAAATATGACAACAAGGTGTTGTACACCCCTGCCTATGAAGCGCTGCTGCCCTATATTCGGCGGGTGAATGTGGGCGATGATGTTTCGCTGCTGGAGCCCGGTGAATATCACGCCAACACCAGCGAACTGGTTCAGCTGTTGAAGGAAGGACACAAGGGCATTGAACTCGATCCGGAATCCTGGAGTCGGATCACGACCTGGATTGACATGAATGGCCCCTGTCACGGCACCTGGTACGATGTGTATAATGAGCCGGTTCCGGAAGATGACACGAACCGCAGATGGGAGCTGGCCGCTCTGTATGGCGGGCCGGCGGTGATCCCGGACCTCATTTCGGAAATGGATCCCTACGATGAAACCCCGGTTACGTTTCGTTATGAAGAAACAAAACCGCTCGAAAGAAAGCCGCTGAAGGACCTGCCGAAGCCGACCTGCAAATCGCTCGACCTGGGCAATGGGGTAAGCATTGATCTGGTGAATTTTGGCGCTGGATATTGGATGGGCTCCCGTGAGATCAGCAACGCCCAGTTCCGGCAGTTCGACCCGAACCACAGCAGCCGCTATTTTGGCAAGCGCCATGATGAAGAGAGCGATGGCAGTGGAAAGGGGTTGCCGCTGGACGAGGATCAGCAGCCGGCAGTGCGGGTTTCGTGGAACCGGGCCATGGCGTTTTGTGCGTGGCTGTCCGAACAGACCGGGATGAATGTAAGCCTGCCAACCGCCGCGCAATGGGAGCAGGCCTGCCTGGCGGGTGGCCGCGGCGAGTTCCATTACCCGGGAGACGATTTCTCTGCATACGAGAATATGGCGGACCGCACGTTTGCTACCTATGGACATAAGGGAGAGGACACGTTCGATCACTTCCAGGTGGCGGGGGATGTGGATATGATCATGTCTGAAGGGGTTGACCTCGCGGATAGAACGTTTGATGACGGAGCCTGCGTGACCGCACCCATCGGAAGTTACGCTCCCAACCGATTCGGATTGTACGATATGCACGGGAATGCTGCGGAATGGACGCGGTCTGCTTATGACGGCCAAGAAAAAACGGTCAAAGGCGGTTCGTATCTGGATCGCCCCGAGCGCTGTTCGGTTAGCGTTTCGCATGGCTATCCGGCATGGCATAACGTGTATAACGTCGGCTTTCGGATCATTGTCACCGAACGGCAATAA